The Mycobacterium paragordonae genome includes a region encoding these proteins:
- a CDS encoding HNH endonuclease signature motif containing protein codes for MSVTALAGSFQRPPVKRVDVLFEELSELAGQRNAIDGRIVEIVAEIDGDGLWGMTGARSVAAVVAWKLGTTRGNAETIATVARRAREFPRCVAGLREGWLSLDQVGVIAARAGDGSDAHYEQLARYASVSQLRTAIKGEPRPKPDRRPPPAISKTSTDEATCWRITLAAPQAATFEAALASHREALITQWKHDRADSGESESAPPMPDTMDAFMRLIEAGWDAEATARPHAAHTTVVVHLDVDKPAAALHLGPLLTECDRQYLTCDATCEVWFERDGRPIGAGRTTRTINRRLRRALEHRHPCCAVPGCGATRGLHAHHIRHWEHGGPTELINLILLCPYHHREHHRGEITITGDADHLTVTDRDGAILLPGSLARPPTTSPPDVGPYPGPTGERAQWMWYTPFQPQPPPTTN; via the coding sequence ATGTCGGTGACTGCCTTGGCGGGCTCATTTCAGCGGCCTCCGGTCAAGCGTGTGGATGTGTTGTTCGAGGAGTTGTCGGAGTTGGCGGGGCAGCGCAACGCGATCGACGGGCGGATCGTGGAGATCGTCGCGGAGATCGACGGGGACGGGTTGTGGGGGATGACGGGGGCGCGCTCGGTGGCCGCGGTGGTGGCCTGGAAGCTGGGCACCACCCGGGGCAATGCCGAGACGATCGCGACGGTGGCGCGGCGGGCCCGGGAGTTTCCTCGGTGTGTGGCAGGCCTGCGCGAGGGGTGGTTGTCGCTGGATCAGGTGGGGGTGATCGCCGCGCGGGCCGGGGACGGCTCAGACGCTCATTATGAGCAGTTGGCCCGCTATGCCTCGGTCAGCCAGTTGCGCACCGCGATCAAGGGCGAACCGCGCCCGAAACCGGATCGGCGCCCGCCCCCGGCGATCAGCAAAACCAGCACCGATGAGGCCACGTGTTGGCGGATCACCCTGGCGGCCCCGCAGGCGGCGACGTTCGAGGCGGCGCTGGCCTCGCATCGGGAGGCGCTGATCACCCAGTGGAAACACGACCGCGCCGACAGCGGCGAGTCGGAGTCCGCGCCGCCGATGCCTGACACGATGGATGCGTTTATGCGGCTGATCGAGGCCGGCTGGGACGCTGAGGCCACCGCCCGCCCACACGCCGCGCACACCACCGTGGTGGTGCACCTCGACGTCGACAAGCCCGCCGCCGCACTGCACCTGGGCCCGCTGCTCACCGAGTGCGACCGCCAGTACCTGACCTGTGATGCCACCTGTGAGGTGTGGTTTGAGCGCGACGGCCGCCCGATCGGCGCCGGGCGCACCACCCGCACGATCAACCGGCGGCTGCGCCGCGCCCTCGAGCACCGCCACCCCTGCTGCGCGGTGCCTGGCTGCGGGGCCACCCGCGGCCTGCACGCTCATCACATCCGGCACTGGGAACATGGCGGCCCCACCGAGCTGATCAATCTGATCCTGCTATGTCCGTATCACCACCGCGAGCATCACCGCGGGGAGATCACCATCACCGGCGACGCCGACCACCTCACCGTCACCGACCGCGACGGCGCCATCCTGCTGCCCGGATCGCTGGCCCGACCACCCACCACCAGCCCACCCGACGTCGGCCCCTACCCCGGGCCCACCGGCGAACGCGCCCAATGGATGTGGTACACCCCCTTCCAACCTCAACCACCGCCCA
- a CDS encoding TetR/AcrR family transcriptional regulator, with protein sequence MSESPQRAYGGQSAPERRRLRRRRLLDAAMDAMARNEWRSVTVDKLCAAAGLNKRYFYESFADVDTLSAAVVDDIADEVRAATLTAVEAVIEQPLEAQALAGVAAAVRALVDDPRRARVLLGGVAASPELQAHRNTVMHRLTDVLIDHGRAVHDVELEADPLAKVAPSFIVGGTAEAILAFVNGDVDLSVDELIGQLATLWLITGNGAVQVARARTM encoded by the coding sequence GTGTCCGAGTCACCTCAGCGGGCCTACGGTGGGCAGTCCGCACCGGAGCGCCGCCGGCTGCGGCGCCGGCGGCTGCTGGATGCGGCGATGGACGCGATGGCCCGTAATGAATGGCGCAGCGTCACGGTCGACAAGCTCTGCGCCGCAGCCGGATTGAACAAGCGATACTTCTACGAGAGCTTCGCTGACGTCGACACGCTGTCGGCAGCGGTCGTCGACGACATCGCGGACGAGGTTCGCGCGGCAACCTTGACGGCCGTCGAGGCGGTCATCGAGCAGCCACTGGAGGCGCAGGCGCTGGCCGGTGTGGCGGCCGCCGTACGCGCCCTGGTCGACGATCCCCGGCGGGCCCGGGTCCTGCTTGGTGGCGTCGCGGCCTCACCCGAACTGCAGGCGCACCGCAACACGGTGATGCACCGACTGACCGACGTGCTGATCGACCACGGCCGCGCGGTGCACGATGTCGAACTGGAGGCAGATCCGTTGGCCAAGGTGGCGCCGTCGTTCATCGTCGGCGGGACGGCCGAGGCGATCCTCGCTTTCGTCAATGGTGACGTGGACCTGTCGGTGGATGAGCTGATCGGTCAGCTCGCCACCCTGTGGTTGATCACCGGCAACGGCGCCGTTCAGGTGGCTCGGGCGCGGACGATGTAG
- a CDS encoding SDR family NAD(P)-dependent oxidoreductase has product MIKLKGAVVCVTGGARGIGRATANSLAARGATVWIGDLDADECFRTAREIGVKAAHLDVTDESSVAAFHRAASADGPVSMLVNNAGIQYMGSFVDQKLSAYHREVAVNLVGVINGMHIFLPEMLERNYGHVVNVASMAAKVTTPGISVYCATKYAVAALSRAVRAEIADTDVTITTLMPTAVHTELTAGVSLNLLPTRQPEQIAETISDSARRPGREVTVPWWLAPFGAIEEVTPEPLMQRLKRIATRNEPPGHFDEHRRRGYLDRIG; this is encoded by the coding sequence ATGATCAAACTCAAGGGAGCCGTCGTCTGCGTCACCGGTGGCGCGCGCGGCATCGGCCGCGCCACGGCCAACTCGCTGGCAGCGCGCGGAGCCACCGTATGGATCGGTGACCTGGATGCCGATGAGTGCTTCCGCACCGCCCGCGAGATCGGGGTCAAGGCAGCACATCTGGACGTGACCGACGAATCCAGCGTCGCAGCGTTCCACCGCGCCGCATCCGCGGACGGGCCGGTGTCGATGCTGGTGAACAACGCCGGCATCCAGTACATGGGTTCTTTTGTGGACCAGAAACTTTCGGCATATCACCGCGAAGTGGCGGTGAACCTGGTGGGCGTCATCAACGGGATGCACATATTCCTGCCCGAGATGCTCGAGCGCAACTACGGCCACGTCGTCAACGTGGCGTCGATGGCGGCCAAGGTCACCACTCCCGGCATTTCCGTCTACTGCGCGACGAAGTACGCGGTGGCGGCACTTTCGCGCGCGGTGCGCGCCGAGATCGCCGACACCGACGTCACCATCACCACGCTGATGCCGACGGCCGTGCACACCGAGTTGACCGCAGGCGTGTCGCTGAACCTGCTACCAACCAGGCAGCCCGAGCAAATCGCCGAGACCATCTCCGACAGTGCGCGACGCCCCGGGCGGGAGGTCACCGTGCCGTGGTGGCTGGCACCGTTCGGAGCCATCGAGGAAGTGACACCCGAACCGTTGATGCAACGCCTCAAGCGGATCGCGACCCGCAACGAACCCCCCGGCCATTTCGACGAACACCGGCGCCGCGGCTACCTGGACCGGATCGGTTAG